One Natronomonas moolapensis 8.8.11 genomic region harbors:
- the trpB gene encoding tryptophan synthase subunit beta, with protein MSTDGDDDGEFAGFGGRHVPEPLEAPLEELAETFDAEIESEAFTAEFERLLEHFGGRPTPVFHAETLSERYGANIYLKHEDLLHGGAHKLNNTLGQGLLAKRAGKKRLIAETGAGQHGTATAMVGALLDLPVTVYMGTKDIERQEMNVFRMRLMGAEVEPVTRGNAGLAEAVDAALEDYAESFEDTHYLVGSAVGPDPFPRMVREFQSVIGREAREQILELHGDLPDACVACVGGGSNAIGLFSGFVDDDDVALYGAEPAGKGLDSGEHSAALSASKQDEPRIFQGMKTKVIDDETTNHSVSAGLDYPAVGPEHAALQSLGRAEYHGVTDKEALAAFRELSETEGIIPALEPSHAIALAIKLAEADRHDTILINLCGRGDKDMATAAEEFDLR; from the coding sequence ATGTCCACAGACGGCGACGACGACGGCGAGTTCGCGGGCTTCGGTGGACGGCACGTCCCCGAACCGCTGGAGGCTCCCCTCGAAGAACTGGCCGAAACGTTCGACGCGGAGATCGAATCGGAGGCGTTCACCGCGGAGTTCGAACGGTTGCTCGAGCACTTCGGCGGGCGGCCGACACCGGTGTTTCATGCCGAGACGCTGAGCGAGCGCTACGGCGCGAACATCTACCTCAAGCACGAGGACCTGCTGCACGGCGGCGCGCACAAGCTTAATAACACGCTCGGACAGGGACTCCTGGCGAAACGGGCCGGCAAGAAGCGACTGATCGCCGAAACCGGTGCGGGCCAACACGGCACCGCGACGGCGATGGTCGGTGCGCTGTTGGATCTCCCCGTGACGGTGTACATGGGGACCAAAGACATCGAACGCCAGGAAATGAACGTCTTCCGGATGCGACTCATGGGCGCGGAGGTCGAGCCGGTGACCCGCGGGAACGCGGGGCTGGCGGAGGCCGTCGACGCTGCCTTGGAGGACTACGCCGAATCGTTCGAGGACACCCACTACCTCGTGGGGAGTGCGGTCGGTCCCGACCCGTTCCCGCGGATGGTTCGGGAGTTCCAGTCGGTCATCGGGCGGGAAGCCCGCGAACAGATCCTCGAGTTGCACGGCGACCTCCCCGACGCCTGCGTCGCCTGCGTCGGCGGCGGGTCGAACGCCATCGGGCTGTTCAGCGGCTTTGTCGACGACGACGACGTCGCCCTCTACGGGGCCGAACCGGCCGGGAAGGGCCTCGACTCGGGGGAGCACTCCGCGGCGCTGTCGGCGAGCAAACAGGACGAGCCGAGGATCTTCCAGGGCATGAAGACGAAGGTCATCGACGACGAGACGACCAACCACTCGGTGAGCGCCGGCCTCGATTACCCCGCCGTTGGCCCCGAGCACGCCGCCCTCCAGTCGCTCGGGCGGGCGGAGTACCACGGCGTCACCGACAAGGAGGCGCTCGCGGCCTTCCGGGAGTTGAGCGAAACTGAGGGGATCATCCCCGCCCTCGAGCCGAGCCACGCCATCGCCCTCGCGATCAAACTCGCCGAGGCGGACCGCCACGACACCATCCTGATCAACCTCTGTGGCCGCGGCGACAAGGACATGGCCACCGCCGCCGAGGAGTTCGACCTGCGGTAA
- a CDS encoding SDR family NAD(P)-dependent oxidoreductase: MSDTTAALEGQVALVTGASSGIGRATAAELAAAGASVALAARREGELETLAREIESEGGEALVVPTDVTDEEQLEAMIETTVAEFGSLDVLVNNAGVMLLEAVADADTDNWRQMIEVNLLAVMNATHAALPVMREQGRGHVVNVSSVAGRQAIASASGYNATKFGVNGFTEAFRQEVAEDGIRTTLIEPGIVDTELQEHIPDEEIKRETEAWVDSLDPLTGQDIAETIRFAATRPPHVSVNELLVRPTQQEM, from the coding sequence ATGTCCGACACGACTGCAGCACTCGAGGGGCAGGTCGCACTCGTCACCGGGGCCTCCTCCGGCATCGGCAGGGCGACGGCCGCCGAACTCGCCGCAGCGGGCGCAAGCGTCGCACTCGCAGCCAGACGCGAGGGCGAACTCGAGACCCTCGCCCGGGAGATCGAGTCGGAGGGCGGCGAGGCGCTCGTCGTTCCCACTGACGTGACCGACGAGGAGCAACTCGAGGCGATGATCGAGACCACCGTCGCGGAGTTCGGCAGCCTCGACGTCCTCGTGAACAACGCCGGCGTGATGTTGCTTGAAGCTGTCGCGGACGCGGACACGGACAACTGGCGACAGATGATCGAAGTCAACCTCCTCGCAGTGATGAACGCGACCCACGCCGCCCTCCCGGTCATGCGAGAGCAGGGTCGTGGCCACGTCGTGAACGTCTCTTCGGTCGCCGGCCGGCAGGCGATCGCGAGCGCGAGCGGCTACAACGCAACCAAGTTCGGCGTCAACGGGTTCACCGAGGCGTTCAGACAGGAGGTCGCCGAGGACGGTATCCGGACGACGCTGATCGAGCCCGGGATCGTCGACACCGAACTCCAAGAGCACATCCCGGACGAGGAGATCAAACGCGAGACCGAGGCGTGGGTCGACTCCCTCGACCCGCTCACCGGCCAGGACATCGCGGAGACGATCCGGTTTGCAGCGACGCGACCGCCCCACGTCAGCGTCAACGAACTGCTCGTCCGTCCGACCCAACAGGAGATGTGA